Proteins encoded together in one Mycobacterium sp. MS1601 window:
- a CDS encoding DUF2505 domain-containing protein, which produces MEHLVEFEATAFRIYTEFTDREFWESLMSAYRWQRQISELTDFRTGESGTDIVFRQVMPRSELPSVARAVMPVDMVVTREQHFDPFDRETASAEGTYKASIPAGLGHFGGSYHLTETASGSRLRLASVCKVSIPFVGGTLEQLIMSNITGLFDSEGAFMSDWVSRHR; this is translated from the coding sequence ATGGAACACCTCGTGGAGTTCGAGGCCACGGCGTTCAGGATCTACACCGAGTTCACCGATCGCGAGTTCTGGGAATCGCTGATGTCGGCCTACCGATGGCAGAGGCAGATCTCCGAGCTGACCGACTTCCGCACCGGCGAATCGGGCACCGACATCGTGTTCCGGCAGGTGATGCCGCGCAGCGAGCTGCCGTCGGTGGCCCGCGCCGTCATGCCGGTGGACATGGTGGTGACCCGCGAACAGCACTTCGACCCGTTCGACCGTGAAACCGCTTCCGCTGAAGGCACTTACAAGGCCAGCATCCCCGCAGGCCTCGGGCATTTCGGCGGCAGTTACCACCTCACCGAGACGGCCTCGGGCAGCCGGTTGCGACTGGCCAGCGTGTGCAAGGTGTCCATCCCGTTTGTGGGCGGCACCCTCGAACAGCTGATCATGTCGAACATCACCGGGCTGTTCGACTCCGAGGGCGCGTTCATGTCCGACTGGGTATCACGGCATCGGTGA
- a CDS encoding class I SAM-dependent methyltransferase, with the protein MKPLGAITRGTTGRNRLRRCDRWMVHSPLVRSALESAGDPLVVDLGYGALPVTTLEMAARLTTVRRDVRVVGLEIDPERVRVARQCGGDVEFHLGGFELAGFQPVLVRAFNVLRQYPVDEVAGAWSTMQAGLAPGGLIVDGTCDELGRRCCWVLLDADGPLSLTLACDPHHIERPSDLAERLPKVLIHHNVAGQPIHSLLEAADRAWAAAAGHGVFGPRVRWRAILTALRDNGFPVEQQRRRLRDAVLTVPWSAVCPN; encoded by the coding sequence ATGAAGCCCCTCGGCGCCATCACCCGCGGTACCACCGGCCGTAACCGGTTGCGCCGCTGCGACCGCTGGATGGTGCACTCTCCGCTTGTGCGTTCAGCTTTGGAGTCGGCCGGCGATCCGCTGGTGGTGGATCTCGGTTACGGCGCGCTGCCGGTGACGACACTGGAGATGGCGGCGCGGCTGACGACGGTGCGCCGCGACGTCCGTGTGGTGGGGTTGGAGATCGACCCGGAACGGGTGCGGGTGGCCCGGCAGTGCGGAGGTGACGTCGAATTCCATTTGGGCGGTTTTGAATTGGCCGGTTTTCAGCCGGTGCTGGTACGGGCGTTCAACGTGCTGCGCCAGTATCCGGTCGACGAGGTGGCGGGCGCGTGGTCGACGATGCAGGCCGGGCTGGCACCGGGGGGCCTGATCGTCGACGGCACCTGCGACGAGCTGGGTCGACGGTGCTGCTGGGTGCTGCTGGACGCCGACGGCCCGCTGAGCCTGACCCTGGCCTGCGATCCGCACCACATCGAGCGGCCCTCGGATCTGGCCGAGCGGTTGCCGAAAGTGTTGATCCACCACAATGTTGCGGGTCAGCCCATCCATTCTCTACTGGAGGCCGCCGACCGGGCGTGGGCTGCGGCCGCCGGCCATGGAGTGTTCGGTCCGCGGGTGCGCTGGCGGGCCATATTGACAGCGTTGCGCGACAACGGCTTTCCGGTGGAACAGCAACGGCGCCGCCTGCGGGACGCCGTGCTGACCGTGCCGTGGAGTGCGGTGTGCCCCAACTGA
- a CDS encoding sodium:solute symporter family protein encodes MILLGVAISIAVVVAIGFYVSKKVEGDSSNFLVGGRMMPYWLVGGALMGSAVDTNATLGNTDLAYGFGFWAGAALPLGLALCLLITGIFFAKPMNRMGLMSFPDYYRLRFGRSVEIGASLLLIVAFCMLVAGNLVAGGLLFNYFLGMPYWLGAVLIAAIAVAYTGTGGLIADAYTAIIQMALILIGAIGLLVWMANTHGLGSPEGMGPLDFGQLSDPNQGAVINWATLIALGIGDIVAIDFMQRVFAAKSPEAAQKACFSAAAGTALIGVPFGIAILSAASFLPAELDGPVLFVLLDQYAPAALTVLVLCGLVGASMSTANGAILAISNVCVRNLGGVRRTHITGKGDPLLRACRLAMAPMTVLSIFIAVYVQQTGILLTLAFDLMLACLVVPFILGLVWRRGTIVAALAAMVVGLVVRIVLFAMTPTMYGVENTILYIPNDLVTAAFDGWPTFIAFAASIATYVAVSLATPPATLRGLDITVADDVDDALAAGVSAKAVL; translated from the coding sequence GTGATTCTTCTCGGTGTTGCCATCAGCATCGCTGTCGTCGTCGCCATCGGTTTCTACGTCTCCAAAAAAGTCGAAGGCGACAGCTCCAACTTCCTGGTCGGCGGCCGGATGATGCCGTACTGGCTCGTCGGCGGCGCCCTCATGGGCTCGGCCGTCGATACCAACGCCACGCTCGGCAACACCGACCTGGCCTACGGATTCGGCTTCTGGGCCGGCGCCGCACTGCCGCTGGGCCTGGCCCTCTGCCTGCTGATCACCGGCATCTTCTTCGCCAAGCCGATGAACCGGATGGGCCTGATGTCCTTCCCCGACTACTACCGACTGCGGTTCGGCCGCTCGGTGGAGATCGGTGCCTCGCTGTTGCTGATCGTCGCGTTCTGCATGCTGGTGGCGGGCAACCTGGTGGCGGGCGGGCTGCTGTTCAACTACTTCCTCGGCATGCCCTACTGGTTGGGCGCGGTGCTGATCGCCGCCATCGCCGTCGCCTACACCGGTACCGGCGGGCTGATCGCCGACGCCTACACCGCGATCATCCAGATGGCCCTGATCCTGATCGGCGCCATCGGGCTGCTGGTGTGGATGGCCAACACCCACGGCCTCGGCAGCCCCGAAGGAATGGGTCCGCTGGACTTCGGTCAGCTCTCGGACCCGAACCAGGGTGCGGTGATCAACTGGGCCACCCTGATCGCGCTGGGCATCGGCGACATCGTGGCCATCGACTTCATGCAGCGGGTGTTCGCGGCCAAGTCTCCGGAAGCCGCCCAGAAGGCCTGCTTCTCGGCCGCTGCGGGCACCGCCCTGATCGGCGTGCCGTTCGGTATCGCGATCCTGTCCGCGGCGTCGTTCCTTCCCGCCGAACTCGACGGTCCTGTGCTGTTCGTGCTGCTGGACCAGTACGCCCCCGCGGCACTGACGGTGCTGGTGCTGTGCGGCCTGGTGGGTGCGTCGATGAGCACCGCCAACGGAGCCATCCTGGCCATCTCCAACGTCTGCGTGCGAAACCTCGGCGGCGTGCGCCGCACCCACATCACCGGCAAGGGCGACCCACTGCTGAGGGCCTGCCGCCTCGCCATGGCCCCGATGACGGTGCTGTCCATCTTCATCGCGGTGTATGTGCAGCAGACCGGCATCCTGCTGACTTTGGCGTTCGACCTGATGCTGGCCTGCCTGGTGGTGCCGTTCATCCTGGGCCTGGTGTGGCGGCGCGGCACCATCGTGGCGGCGCTGGCCGCCATGGTGGTCGGACTGGTGGTGCGCATCGTGTTGTTCGCGATGACACCCACGATGTACGGGGTGGAGAACACCATCCTCTACATCCCCAACGATCTGGTGACGGCGGCGTTCGACGGGTGGCCGACGTTCATCGCGTTCGCCGCGTCCATCGCCACCTACGTTGCGGTGTCGCTGGCCACGCCACCGGCAACACTGCGCGGTCTGGACATCACCGTCGCCGACGATGTGGACGACGCGCTGGCCGCGGGCGTTTCGGCCAAAGCGGTGCTCTAG
- a CDS encoding carbon-nitrogen hydrolase family protein, whose product MRIALAQITSGTDPAANLQIVEQHTRQAADAGAALVVFPEATMCRFGVPLGPVAEPIDGPWADGVRAVAAQAGVTVVAGMFCPAPDGRVTNTLIAAGPTADAHYDKIHLYDAFGFEESRTVAPGREPVTITVDDVTVGLTTCYDIRFPELYVTLAQRGAALITVSASWGAGPGKLEQWTLLARARALDTAGYVAAVDQAYPGDEVAATGPTGVGGSLVVSPYGEPMAAAGADPQLLTCDVDAAAVEKARNTLAVLRNRSEFAQLSKAESRQ is encoded by the coding sequence ATGCGAATCGCCTTGGCCCAGATCACCTCGGGCACCGATCCCGCGGCCAACCTGCAGATCGTCGAGCAGCACACCCGGCAGGCCGCCGACGCCGGCGCGGCGCTGGTGGTGTTCCCCGAGGCCACGATGTGCCGGTTCGGCGTGCCGCTGGGGCCGGTGGCCGAGCCGATCGACGGCCCCTGGGCTGACGGGGTGCGCGCCGTCGCGGCGCAGGCCGGTGTCACCGTCGTGGCCGGGATGTTCTGTCCCGCACCGGACGGCCGGGTCACCAACACGCTGATCGCGGCAGGTCCCACCGCCGACGCGCACTACGACAAGATCCACCTGTACGACGCCTTCGGGTTCGAGGAGTCGCGCACCGTCGCACCGGGGCGTGAACCGGTCACGATCACGGTCGACGATGTGACCGTGGGACTCACCACCTGCTACGACATCCGGTTCCCCGAGCTCTACGTGACCCTGGCGCAGCGCGGAGCGGCGCTGATCACCGTCAGCGCCTCGTGGGGCGCAGGTCCGGGCAAGCTGGAGCAGTGGACCCTGCTGGCCCGGGCCCGCGCGCTGGACACCGCCGGATACGTCGCCGCGGTGGATCAGGCGTACCCGGGCGACGAGGTCGCCGCCACCGGTCCCACCGGCGTCGGCGGCAGCCTGGTCGTCTCTCCGTACGGTGAACCCATGGCGGCAGCCGGCGCCGATCCGCAGCTGCTGACCTGCGACGTCGACGCCGCGGCGGTGGAGAAGGCGCGCAACACGCTGGCCGTACTGCGAAACCGCTCGGAGTTCGCACAGCTGAGTAAGGCAGAATCGCGACAGTGA